One stretch of Tepidibacter hydrothermalis DNA includes these proteins:
- a CDS encoding FeoA family protein has translation MQTTLNDLDIAQKCIVIGLSNQGIARRRMLDLGIVPGAFIEVIRKSPLGEPKLYKIKGAMIALRKEETVNIFIKTIEA, from the coding sequence ATGCAAACAACTCTTAATGACCTAGATATAGCTCAAAAATGCATAGTTATAGGTCTGTCAAATCAAGGAATAGCAAGACGAAGAATGTTAGATTTAGGTATAGTACCTGGTGCATTTATAGAGGTTATACGAAAAAGTCCTTTAGGTGAGCCTAAACTTTATAAAATAAAGGGAGCTATGATAGCTCTTAGAAAAGAAGAAACAGTAAATATATTTATAAAAACTATTGAAGCGTAA
- a CDS encoding FeoB small GTPase domain-containing protein, whose protein sequence is MGCNCDNCNKCEYKNKIEEFDIKIDSKESLVIALAGNPNVGKSTVFNALTGLKQHTGNWPGKTVANASGSYTHKDKKFTLVDLPGTYSLLANSVEEEVARDFICFAKPHATIVVADATCFERNLNLLFQVMEITDNAVLCLNLLDEAKRKGIYINIEKLEKELGIPVIGTCARKKEGLSELIDKVYDVSLNKVKCSPKKIKYSNFIEEKVENLIPKLDSILGNEINLRWVALRILEGDTSIINSLYKYVYMGKEVD, encoded by the coding sequence ATGGGATGCAACTGCGATAATTGCAATAAGTGTGAATATAAAAATAAAATAGAAGAGTTTGATATAAAAATAGATTCAAAAGAATCCCTTGTTATAGCGCTTGCAGGTAATCCAAACGTAGGTAAAAGTACAGTATTTAATGCACTAACTGGACTTAAGCAACATACAGGTAATTGGCCTGGAAAAACTGTAGCTAATGCTAGTGGAAGCTATACTCATAAAGATAAAAAATTTACATTAGTTGATTTACCAGGAACTTATTCACTTTTAGCCAATTCTGTTGAAGAAGAAGTGGCTAGAGATTTCATATGTTTTGCAAAACCTCATGCAACAATAGTAGTTGCTGATGCTACATGCTTTGAAAGGAACCTGAATCTTTTATTTCAAGTTATGGAGATTACTGATAATGCAGTTTTATGTTTAAACTTATTAGATGAGGCAAAGAGAAAAGGTATATATATAAATATTGAAAAATTAGAAAAAGAACTAGGAATACCTGTTATTGGAACATGTGCAAGAAAAAAAGAAGGATTAAGTGAACTTATAGATAAAGTATACGACGTTAGTCTGAACAAAGTAAAATGCAGTCCGAAAAAGATAAAATACTCAAATTTTATAGAAGAAAAAGTAGAGAATTTGATTCCAAAATTAGATTCAATATTGGGAAATGAAATTAACTTAAGATGGGTTGCTCTTAGAATATTAGAAGGAGATACTTCTATAATTAATTCTTTATACAAATATGTATATATGGGAAAAGAGGTGGATTAG
- a CDS encoding nucleoside recognition domain-containing protein yields the protein MQDIEKLSTLIDEYSEEEKQKVRDEMVFNIYENAKELSDKIVEKDESKIDIDKKIDDVLTSKITGYPIMFILLGLVFWITIVGANYPSAAIANFLFAIEERLTDIFISLNAPKWLHGMLVLGMYRTLAWVIAVMLPPMAIFFPCFTLLEDLGYLPRVAFNLDRLFKKAGAHGKQSLTMSMGFGCNSAGIIACRIIESPRERLIAMVTNNFVPCNGRFPTLIAIASIFVGGYFASSYQSLVASFFIAGLVLVGIIMTLIVSWALSKTLLKGVPSSFTLELPPYRRPQLLRVIYTSIIDRTIFVLLRAIAVAAPAGIIIWILANTMIGDASILTHMAQFLDPFAQLIGLDGFILMAFILGLPANEIVIPILIMSYMSKGAMLELDTLSSMKNLFIQNGWTFITALNVMLFSLLHFPCATTLITIKKESGSYKWALISAVIPTLIAVIVCFITKQISILL from the coding sequence ATGCAGGATATAGAAAAATTATCTACATTAATAGATGAATACAGCGAAGAAGAAAAACAGAAAGTAAGAGATGAGATGGTTTTTAATATATACGAGAACGCAAAGGAACTGTCTGATAAAATAGTAGAAAAGGATGAATCAAAAATAGATATAGATAAAAAAATAGATGATGTTCTTACATCTAAGATTACTGGATATCCTATAATGTTTATTTTATTAGGATTGGTATTTTGGATTACTATAGTAGGGGCTAATTATCCATCTGCTGCTATAGCCAATTTTTTATTTGCAATAGAAGAAAGATTGACAGATATATTTATATCACTTAATGCTCCTAAATGGCTTCATGGAATGTTAGTTCTTGGAATGTATAGAACACTAGCATGGGTTATAGCTGTTATGCTTCCTCCTATGGCAATATTTTTTCCGTGTTTCACACTTCTTGAAGATTTAGGATATTTACCTAGAGTTGCATTTAACTTAGACAGATTGTTCAAAAAAGCAGGAGCGCATGGAAAACAGTCACTTACAATGAGTATGGGCTTTGGATGTAATTCAGCTGGGATTATAGCTTGTAGAATAATAGAATCTCCAAGAGAAAGACTAATAGCTATGGTTACAAATAATTTTGTACCATGTAATGGAAGATTTCCAACACTAATAGCTATAGCATCTATATTTGTAGGAGGGTATTTTGCAAGTAGCTATCAAAGCTTAGTTGCATCCTTCTTTATAGCTGGATTAGTACTTGTTGGAATAATAATGACATTAATAGTGTCTTGGGCACTTAGTAAAACTTTACTTAAAGGTGTTCCATCTTCATTCACATTGGAATTGCCACCTTATAGAAGACCCCAACTATTAAGAGTAATATATACATCTATAATAGATAGAACGATATTCGTATTATTAAGAGCAATTGCAGTAGCAGCACCTGCGGGTATTATAATATGGATACTTGCTAATACAATGATAGGAGATGCAAGTATATTGACACATATGGCACAATTTTTAGACCCATTTGCACAATTAATAGGTCTTGATGGGTTTATATTAATGGCATTTATATTAGGACTTCCAGCAAATGAAATAGTCATACCTATACTAATAATGTCATATATGTCAAAGGGTGCTATGCTTGAACTTGATACATTGAGTAGTATGAAAAATCTATTCATACAAAATGGATGGACATTTATTACAGCACTTAATGTTATGCTATTTTCACTGCTTCACTTTCCTTGTGCAACAACATTAATTACTATAAAAAAAGAAAGTGGAAGTTATAAGTGGGCATTAATATCAGCAGTAATTCCGACTTTAATAGCAGTCATAGTATGCTTTATAACAAAGCAAATAAGTATTTTATTATAA
- a CDS encoding response regulator, with product MESLSMLKNVKILYVEDEPITRNQVERFLKRRVGKVILAENGNDGIEKFNEQKPDIIITDLVMPDMSGIEMMKKIRNNGSKCPCIITSALSDSKTILDTVDLKIEKYLIKPIDINALLKSLNDIVIEELESNKNVLVLDDEVILTDDKKNELELEIRNMYSKYLKRVTGKGAKLIQVLIKGKEIEILLKDNLTVIEESLLSSGCGFTTIETVRKNIYMNTKSEIENQISTLINRKIVLEKTEIYPKEKYERVIFNIK from the coding sequence ATGGAAAGTTTAAGTATGTTAAAGAATGTAAAAATTTTGTATGTAGAGGATGAACCTATTACAAGAAATCAGGTTGAGAGATTTTTAAAAAGAAGAGTGGGAAAAGTTATATTAGCTGAGAATGGGAATGATGGAATAGAAAAATTTAATGAGCAAAAGCCAGATATAATAATAACAGATCTAGTAATGCCAGATATGAGTGGTATTGAAATGATGAAAAAAATTAGAAATAATGGCTCGAAATGCCCTTGTATTATAACTTCAGCTTTATCAGATTCAAAAACTATTTTAGATACTGTAGATTTGAAAATAGAAAAATATTTAATAAAACCTATAGATATAAACGCTCTATTAAAGAGTTTAAATGATATAGTTATTGAGGAATTAGAAAGTAATAAAAATGTATTAGTACTTGATGATGAAGTTATTTTAACTGATGATAAGAAAAATGAGCTGGAACTTGAAATTAGAAATATGTACTCAAAATATCTTAAAAGGGTTACAGGTAAAGGAGCTAAACTTATTCAAGTTCTTATAAAAGGAAAAGAAATAGAAATACTATTAAAAGATAATTTAACTGTTATTGAAGAAAGTTTATTATCATCTGGTTGTGGATTTACAACTATAGAGACAGTAAGAAAAAATATATATATGAATACCAAATCTGAAATCGAAAATCAGATATCTACTTTGATAAATCGAAAAATAGTATTAGAAAAAACAGAGATATACCCAAAAGAAAAATATGAGAGAGTAATATTTAATATTAAATAA